A single bacterium BMS3Abin02 DNA region contains:
- the purF gene encoding amidophosphoribosyltransferase precursor — MGSPFDRLGEACGVFGAFAPGSRVANLIYFGLFALQHRGQESAGIAVGDGEELTAYKNMGLVATVFDESKLAGLQGTIGIGHTRYSTTGSSTWDNAQPSYRGLGDRSIALAHNGNLINTVELALRLGSAPGSTDSELMTEAIAQKILGDPGLPLADAIAQAMPEFEGAYTLVVMDENTIAAARDPHGFRPLSLGRLPTGGHVVASETAALDIVGADFVRDVEPGEIIVLTDDGIESRFPMDPADSRLCVFEYVYFARPDSVVAGQNVHGARVAMGIRLAEESPVEADVVVPIPESGIPAAQGFAAASGTPYRDGLVKNRYVGRTFIEPEQIVRDRGIRMKLNPIRETLDGNRVILVDDSIVRGSTTRRLVELVRGAGATEVHLRVSSPPYRWPCYYGMDTSDRSSLLAAERSEEEIADFLEVDSLGYLSLDGLLVSLPRANQSFCTACLSGDYPTAIGNHKFVREET, encoded by the coding sequence ATGGGTAGTCCGTTCGATCGGCTCGGGGAGGCCTGCGGTGTCTTCGGTGCGTTCGCGCCGGGATCCCGCGTCGCCAACCTCATCTATTTCGGGCTGTTCGCACTACAGCATCGCGGACAGGAAAGCGCCGGCATCGCGGTTGGCGACGGGGAAGAACTGACCGCGTACAAGAACATGGGGCTCGTCGCGACGGTATTCGACGAGAGCAAGCTCGCCGGCTTGCAGGGCACGATCGGCATCGGGCACACGCGATACTCGACGACCGGTTCGAGCACCTGGGACAACGCACAGCCTTCGTATCGGGGGCTCGGTGATCGCAGCATCGCGCTCGCACACAACGGCAATCTCATCAACACGGTCGAACTCGCTCTCCGGCTGGGGTCTGCGCCGGGTTCGACCGATTCGGAGCTGATGACGGAAGCCATCGCGCAGAAGATCCTCGGGGACCCGGGACTGCCACTCGCCGATGCGATCGCCCAAGCGATGCCGGAGTTCGAGGGTGCCTACACGCTCGTGGTGATGGACGAGAACACCATCGCTGCGGCGCGGGACCCCCACGGGTTCCGCCCACTCTCGCTCGGCCGGCTGCCGACCGGCGGCCACGTCGTCGCATCCGAGACCGCTGCGCTCGACATCGTCGGTGCCGACTTCGTGCGCGACGTCGAGCCAGGGGAGATCATCGTTCTCACCGATGACGGAATCGAGTCGCGCTTTCCCATGGATCCCGCCGACTCGCGCCTGTGCGTATTCGAGTACGTGTACTTCGCCCGTCCGGACAGCGTCGTCGCCGGTCAAAACGTGCACGGTGCCCGGGTGGCGATGGGGATCCGGCTGGCCGAAGAGAGCCCCGTAGAGGCCGACGTCGTCGTGCCGATCCCGGAATCCGGCATCCCTGCTGCACAGGGGTTTGCCGCGGCATCCGGGACTCCATACCGGGATGGACTCGTGAAGAACAGGTATGTGGGACGCACGTTCATCGAACCGGAGCAGATCGTGCGCGACCGGGGAATCCGGATGAAGCTCAACCCGATTCGTGAGACGCTGGATGGCAACCGGGTGATTCTCGTCGACGACTCGATCGTTCGTGGGTCCACGACACGCAGACTCGTCGAGTTGGTGCGCGGTGCCGGAGCGACGGAGGTGCATCTGCGGGTCTCCTCACCGCCGTACCGGTGGCCGTGCTACTACGGGATGGACACGTCGGATCGTTCGAGCCTGCTCGCCGCGGAACGGTCCGAAGAAGAAATCGCCGACTTCCTCGAGGTCGACTCGCTCGGATACCTGAGCCTCGACGGTCTCCTCGTTTCCCTGCCGCGTGCCAATCAGTCGTTTTGCACGGCGTGTCTGTCCGGCGACTATCCGACCGCGATAGGAAACCACAAGTTCGTTCGGGAGGAGACGTGA
- the purM gene encoding phosphoribosylformylglycinamidine cyclo-ligase: protein MSSYADAGVDVTAGDRFATTIAECVRATWGANVVGRFGSFAAGVTIPPGYEEPVIMMTTDGVGTKAELARMLGTFDGIGADLVAMCVDDLAALGAAPIGFTDYLAVGALDPARDETIVASIAAACREAGCALLGGETAIHPGVLEPAQFDVAGAAIGVVERSAIPDPASVAVGDLVIGVASPNVRSNGFSLVRSIFDAEDLASPVPGTNRTVGDVLLEPSVLYAPAVLAVAGQVDVHGFVHVTGGGIPGNVPRALPEGLGATIDTTAWVAPAIFDLIARRGGVEPTEMLRTFNMGVGFVLIVDPARSEDVIDVLADHDRSACVIGEIVPGSEIALV from the coding sequence GTGAGCTCATACGCCGATGCCGGCGTAGACGTGACGGCCGGCGATCGTTTCGCCACGACGATCGCAGAGTGTGTCCGCGCCACGTGGGGAGCCAACGTCGTCGGCAGGTTCGGGAGCTTCGCCGCCGGTGTGACGATTCCTCCAGGGTACGAGGAGCCGGTCATCATGATGACGACCGACGGTGTCGGCACGAAGGCCGAACTCGCCCGGATGCTGGGGACGTTCGACGGGATCGGTGCAGACCTCGTCGCCATGTGTGTCGACGACCTCGCAGCGCTCGGGGCGGCTCCGATCGGTTTCACCGACTACCTGGCCGTCGGTGCGCTCGACCCCGCGCGCGACGAGACGATCGTCGCATCGATCGCGGCAGCCTGTCGCGAGGCCGGGTGCGCCCTGTTGGGCGGTGAGACGGCCATTCATCCCGGTGTTCTGGAGCCTGCACAATTCGATGTGGCGGGAGCGGCGATCGGTGTGGTCGAGCGGTCGGCGATCCCCGATCCTGCATCTGTTGCCGTCGGGGATCTGGTCATCGGCGTGGCGAGCCCCAACGTGCGATCGAACGGGTTCTCCCTGGTGCGCTCCATCTTCGACGCAGAGGATCTCGCATCGCCTGTTCCTGGAACGAATCGGACGGTGGGTGACGTGCTCCTGGAGCCGTCGGTGCTCTATGCGCCGGCCGTCCTCGCCGTTGCCGGCCAGGTCGACGTGCACGGGTTCGTCCACGTGACCGGTGGGGGCATCCCGGGCAACGTTCCCCGGGCGCTCCCCGAAGGCCTCGGTGCGACGATCGACACGACCGCTTGGGTAGCCCCTGCCATCTTCGATCTGATCGCACGGCGCGGAGGAGTGGAGCCGACCGAGATGCTCCGCACGTTCAACATGGGAGTCGGGTTCGTGCTCATCGTCGATCCGGCCCGGAGTGAAGACGTCATCGACGTGTTGGCAGACCACGACCGGTCTGCCTGCGTCATCGGGGAGATCGTGCCGGGCTCGGAGATCGCCTTGGTGTAG
- the ybaK_2 gene encoding cys-tRNA(Pro)/Cys-tRNA(Cys) deacylase YbaK, with product MLDPIVQSVIAHLDGLGTDYEMIDCDPDLADTAAFCAHYGYPPEKAANTIVVASRKPAGVHAACVVLATTRLDVNHKVRELLGVKKLSFAPAETTKELTGMLIGGVTPFALPETMPLFVDARIMDLDWAIFGAGSRSAKIKASPEVFDRLHHAQIVEDLALET from the coding sequence ATGCTGGACCCGATCGTTCAATCCGTCATCGCTCACCTCGACGGACTCGGCACGGACTACGAGATGATCGACTGCGACCCAGACCTCGCCGACACCGCCGCCTTCTGCGCCCACTATGGCTACCCGCCCGAGAAGGCCGCCAACACCATCGTTGTCGCATCTCGCAAGCCGGCGGGAGTACACGCCGCCTGTGTCGTTCTCGCCACGACCCGGCTCGACGTCAACCACAAGGTCCGAGAGTTGCTCGGCGTGAAGAAACTCAGCTTCGCCCCCGCCGAGACGACGAAAGAGCTGACGGGAATGCTGATCGGAGGCGTGACACCGTTCGCGCTGCCCGAGACGATGCCGCTCTTCGTCGACGCCCGGATCATGGATCTCGACTGGGCCATCTTTGGCGCGGGAAGCCGCTCGGCGAAGATCAAGGCCTCCCCTGAGGTGTTCGACCGGTTGCACCACGCGCAGATCGTCGAGGATCTCGCCCTCGAGACGTGA
- the purH gene encoding bifunctional purine biosynthesis protein PurH, whose protein sequence is MTERNPIRRALISVSDKTGLDRLGPALAAAGVQVVASGGTRKALTELGVPAMAVSDLTGSPEMLDGRVKTLHPKIHGALLADTDNPDHLRDLENADIVPIDLLVANLYPFADTVASGKGEDEIIENIDIGGPAMIRAAAKNHGRVAVVTDPSDYEFIIDSLARGGTTPAERRRLATEAFAHTGRYDSLIHAWLNGEGMGDHLLIALDRVKALRYGENPHQQAALYRRAGAEGWIFDAHQLQGKDLSFNNYADAESTWRLVNRIDHPGCVVVKHLNPCGVAQRPSVREAFVAARDCDPLSAFGGVVAVNEALDAVTASEMAKMFLEVVICPAITDEAAAILAKKKNLRVLVARLPGQPVLDVRMIGGGALVQDADRQEIGEWRTVSVAEPTPEQIGRLRLAWTVGAHCKSNSIVIVQDDAAVGIGVGDQSRVGAAERAVDQAGDRLSDAVAASEALIPFRDGLDVLVNAGVVAIVETGGSVNDQEVIDAANERGIVLMFTGRRHFRH, encoded by the coding sequence ATGACGGAACGCAACCCCATCCGCAGAGCCCTGATCTCGGTCTCGGACAAAACGGGTCTCGACCGGCTGGGCCCTGCCCTTGCCGCGGCGGGGGTGCAGGTCGTCGCCTCGGGAGGCACCCGAAAGGCGCTGACCGAACTCGGCGTTCCCGCCATGGCGGTCTCTGATCTGACCGGATCGCCGGAGATGCTCGATGGGCGAGTCAAGACACTGCATCCGAAGATCCATGGGGCTCTGCTCGCAGACACAGACAACCCCGATCACCTGCGCGACCTCGAAAACGCCGACATCGTGCCGATCGACCTGCTCGTCGCCAACCTGTATCCGTTCGCCGACACTGTGGCATCCGGCAAGGGCGAGGACGAGATCATCGAGAACATCGACATCGGGGGACCGGCGATGATCCGCGCCGCGGCGAAGAACCACGGCCGCGTCGCGGTCGTCACAGACCCGTCCGACTACGAGTTCATCATCGACTCCTTGGCCCGAGGCGGCACCACGCCTGCCGAGCGGCGCCGCCTGGCCACGGAGGCGTTCGCCCACACCGGCAGGTACGATTCACTCATTCACGCATGGTTGAACGGAGAGGGCATGGGCGACCACCTGCTCATCGCCCTCGACCGGGTGAAGGCCCTTCGGTACGGTGAGAACCCCCACCAGCAGGCAGCGCTGTACCGACGGGCGGGAGCAGAAGGCTGGATCTTCGACGCGCACCAGCTCCAAGGCAAGGACCTGTCGTTCAACAACTACGCCGACGCAGAGTCGACGTGGCGCCTGGTCAACCGGATCGACCATCCAGGATGTGTGGTCGTCAAACATCTGAACCCGTGCGGTGTCGCTCAACGTCCCTCCGTCCGCGAGGCGTTCGTCGCTGCAAGAGACTGCGATCCGCTCTCGGCGTTCGGCGGCGTCGTGGCGGTCAACGAGGCCCTCGATGCCGTCACGGCATCGGAGATGGCCAAGATGTTCCTCGAAGTCGTCATCTGCCCGGCCATCACCGACGAAGCCGCAGCGATCCTGGCCAAGAAGAAGAACCTGCGCGTCCTGGTCGCCCGCCTCCCTGGGCAACCGGTGCTCGACGTGAGAATGATCGGTGGTGGAGCACTCGTCCAGGACGCGGACCGCCAGGAGATCGGAGAGTGGAGAACGGTCTCGGTGGCCGAACCCACCCCCGAGCAGATCGGTCGGCTTCGGCTCGCCTGGACGGTCGGAGCGCACTGCAAGTCGAACAGCATCGTGATCGTGCAGGACGATGCAGCCGTCGGCATCGGCGTCGGCGATCAGAGCCGCGTCGGAGCTGCCGAGCGCGCGGTCGATCAGGCCGGCGATCGGCTCTCGGATGCCGTCGCCGCCAGCGAGGCCCTCATCCCGTTTCGGGACGGTCTCGACGTGCTGGTGAACGCAGGGGTCGTCGCGATCGTGGAGACGGGCGGCTCGGTGAACGACCAGGAAGTGATCGATGCGGCCAACGAACGCGGAATCGTGCTGATGTTCACCGGACGGAGGCACTTCCGGCATTAG
- the purN gene encoding phosphoribosylglycinamide formyltransferase: protein MAGLPRRSTKLPSVPSAPSVPIAVLISGSGSNLHRLLEDRRTSAYDVAVVIADREAKGLRWADEHGVPTVLIPWNDYPNRRSFTAAVCDVIDEYGCEWVVLAGFMRVLAPIAISRFPGRIVNIHPSLLPAFPGAHAVETALAAGVETTGVTVHFVVEDVDAGPIIAQRTVPVLPGDDVASLHARIQVQEHELYPAVVDALAAGHITVSNNEVAWS, encoded by the coding sequence GTGGCCGGGCTTCCGCGCCGGAGCACTAAGCTGCCGTCCGTGCCGTCCGCGCCGTCCGTGCCCATCGCCGTGCTGATCTCAGGCAGCGGATCGAACCTGCACAGACTCCTGGAAGACCGGCGCACCAGCGCATACGATGTCGCGGTCGTCATCGCTGATCGAGAGGCGAAGGGGCTCCGATGGGCCGACGAGCACGGCGTCCCGACGGTGCTGATCCCTTGGAACGACTACCCGAACCGGCGGTCGTTCACGGCTGCGGTGTGCGATGTCATCGACGAGTACGGCTGTGAGTGGGTGGTCCTCGCCGGGTTCATGCGGGTCCTGGCGCCGATCGCGATCAGCCGCTTTCCTGGCCGCATCGTCAACATCCACCCTTCACTGCTCCCGGCGTTTCCTGGCGCCCATGCGGTGGAAACGGCACTTGCGGCGGGAGTCGAAACGACGGGTGTGACCGTCCATTTCGTCGTCGAGGACGTCGACGCGGGTCCGATCATCGCCCAGCGCACCGTGCCGGTCCTGCCCGGAGACGACGTGGCGAGCCTCCACGCGAGAATCCAGGTCCAGGAGCACGAGCTCTATCCGGCGGTCGTTGACGCGCTGGCCGCCGGACATATCACTGTCAGCAACAACGAGGTGGCTTGGTCATGA
- the paaG gene encoding 1,2-epoxyphenylacetyl-CoA isomerase produces the protein MIAARGSDDPVTGSITLRSMAGFLTLADTDAVRTLTMSNPGRKNAIPPTSWRRLADAFEAFEASDRRVLVLKGAHGEFCAGADMNKPTLDTTPSAADNAARMRVISRAATALHRITKPTIAAVDGVAVGAGMNMAIACDIVIATERARFSEIFVKRGLTLDFGGTWLLPRLVGLVRAHELALTGRIVHAREALEIGLVTSVVAVEQLDEAVDELATELAKGAPLAQAFIKRALDRSSSMTFEQALAFEEHAQAILLGSEDLEEGAAAFIGKREPRFRGR, from the coding sequence ATGATCGCGGCACGTGGATCCGACGATCCGGTCACAGGGTCGATTACCCTGCGATCCATGGCCGGATTCCTCACCCTCGCAGATACCGACGCCGTCAGGACTCTCACGATGTCGAACCCGGGACGCAAGAACGCCATCCCGCCAACTTCGTGGAGGCGGCTCGCGGATGCCTTCGAGGCGTTCGAAGCCTCCGATCGGCGTGTGCTGGTCCTGAAGGGCGCGCATGGAGAATTCTGTGCGGGTGCCGACATGAACAAGCCGACGTTGGACACAACACCGAGCGCCGCAGACAATGCCGCGCGCATGCGTGTCATCAGCAGAGCGGCGACCGCCCTCCACCGGATCACCAAGCCGACGATCGCGGCGGTCGACGGTGTCGCGGTGGGGGCGGGCATGAACATGGCGATCGCGTGCGACATCGTCATAGCCACGGAACGGGCACGGTTCTCGGAGATCTTCGTCAAGCGTGGCCTGACGTTGGATTTCGGTGGAACATGGCTGCTGCCACGCCTCGTGGGTCTGGTACGAGCTCACGAACTCGCGCTGACCGGGCGCATCGTGCACGCGCGTGAGGCGCTCGAGATCGGACTCGTGACCTCCGTAGTGGCGGTCGAACAGCTCGATGAGGCGGTCGATGAACTCGCCACCGAGCTGGCCAAGGGTGCGCCGTTGGCGCAGGCGTTCATCAAGCGGGCGCTCGACCGGTCGTCGTCGATGACCTTCGAGCAAGCCCTCGCGTTCGAGGAGCACGCTCAGGCGATCCTGCTGGGATCCGAAGATCTCGAAGAGGGCGCGGCCGCCTTCATCGGCAAACGCGAGCCGCGTTTCCGAGGTCGCTGA
- the accD5_2 gene encoding putative propionyl-CoA carboxylase beta chain 5 — MVVMQLIRSTLDPGSVEFSAYRAAMLEATEMVAAEHRKVLTIGGERHIERHRARGKLLVRERIDRLIDPDTPFLELMPLAGWGTNDPLGASSVAGIGIVSGVETLITGSDLTVKGGTATATGIHKALRAQEIALRNRLPYLQMVESGGAALDQQAEVFVPGGATFKNYTRLSAAGIPVVSLVFGPSTAGGAYQPGMSDYVVMVKNQAEVYLGGPPLVKMAIDEDADPEALGGAEMHSRTSGLSDYLAVDEMDALRIGRDIMAHLNWRKLGPGPSLPPDPPVYDSDELLGIVPDDLRVPFDVREILARILDGSRLEEFKPLYGAQLVAGWGSIWGYPIGILANNGILFSQESQKGTQFIQLCNQIDTPIVFLQNITGFMVGTTYEQGGIIKHGSQLINAVSNSAVPHFTLMVGASYGAGNYAMAGRAYDPRFVFTWPSHRIGVMGGKQLAGVLDIVARSSAASKGEEVDEENLEQRKQFLEMKMDHESQALYATGRVWDDGIVDPRASRTVLGIAISAAHNQVVEGVKGGWGVFRM, encoded by the coding sequence ATGGTTGTGATGCAGTTGATCCGGTCCACGCTCGACCCCGGGTCCGTCGAGTTCTCGGCCTACCGCGCCGCGATGCTCGAAGCGACCGAGATGGTCGCCGCCGAGCATCGCAAGGTCCTCACCATCGGTGGAGAGCGGCACATCGAACGGCACCGAGCCAGAGGCAAGCTGCTGGTGCGTGAGCGGATCGATCGGCTCATCGACCCCGACACTCCCTTCCTCGAGCTGATGCCGCTTGCCGGGTGGGGCACCAACGACCCTCTCGGCGCATCCAGCGTGGCGGGTATCGGGATCGTCTCCGGTGTCGAGACCCTCATCACCGGTTCCGATCTGACGGTGAAGGGAGGGACGGCCACCGCCACCGGCATCCACAAGGCTCTCCGGGCCCAAGAGATCGCGCTGCGCAACCGGTTGCCGTATCTGCAGATGGTCGAATCCGGCGGGGCGGCGCTCGACCAGCAGGCAGAGGTCTTCGTTCCCGGCGGCGCCACGTTCAAGAACTACACGCGGCTGTCGGCAGCCGGCATCCCCGTCGTCTCGCTCGTCTTCGGACCCTCTACCGCGGGAGGCGCCTATCAGCCGGGCATGAGTGACTACGTGGTGATGGTGAAGAACCAGGCGGAGGTCTACCTGGGCGGTCCACCACTGGTCAAGATGGCGATCGACGAAGATGCCGACCCCGAGGCCCTCGGTGGGGCAGAGATGCATTCGCGCACCTCAGGGCTCTCGGACTACCTGGCGGTCGACGAGATGGACGCCCTCCGGATCGGACGCGACATCATGGCGCACCTCAACTGGCGGAAGCTCGGACCCGGTCCATCCCTGCCGCCGGACCCACCCGTGTACGACAGCGACGAACTCCTGGGCATCGTTCCCGATGACCTCCGCGTCCCGTTCGACGTGCGTGAGATCCTCGCGCGCATCCTCGACGGGAGTCGTCTCGAGGAGTTCAAACCGCTCTACGGAGCACAGCTCGTCGCCGGCTGGGGATCGATCTGGGGATACCCGATCGGCATTCTCGCCAACAACGGAATCCTCTTCTCCCAGGAATCCCAGAAGGGAACCCAGTTCATCCAGCTATGCAACCAGATCGACACGCCGATCGTGTTCCTACAGAACATCACCGGGTTCATGGTCGGGACCACGTACGAACAGGGCGGCATCATCAAGCACGGCTCGCAGCTCATCAACGCCGTCTCCAACAGCGCCGTACCCCATTTCACCCTGATGGTCGGCGCCTCGTACGGGGCGGGGAACTACGCGATGGCGGGAAGGGCGTACGATCCACGGTTCGTGTTCACGTGGCCGTCGCATCGGATCGGCGTAATGGGTGGAAAGCAGCTCGCAGGTGTCCTCGACATCGTCGCCCGCTCTTCGGCCGCCTCCAAGGGCGAGGAGGTCGATGAGGAGAACCTGGAGCAGCGCAAGCAGTTCCTCGAGATGAAGATGGACCACGAGTCGCAGGCCCTGTACGCAACCGGCAGGGTCTGGGACGACGGCATCGTCGACCCGCGTGCATCGAGGACGGTGCTCGGGATCGCCATCTCCGCGGCCCACAATCAGGTCGTCGAGGGAGTCAAGGGGGGCTGGGGAGTGTTCCGGATGTGA
- the accA1_2 gene encoding acetyl-/propionyl-coenzyme A carboxylase alpha chain: protein MRTLLIANRGEIVARIARTARRLGIIPVGVYSDPDRDSPALTHLDAAVHLAGATAADTYLDGPALIDAARRLGADAIHSGFGFLAENAGFASSVLDAGLIWVGPSPQSIAAMGDKLEAIRRAAAVGVPVLPSIRLDDALDLTRVSTEIGFPALVKAAAGGGGKGMRRVERVEELEAAIAAAGGEALRNFGDGTLYLERLVSPARHVEVQVFGDRHGDVIHLFERECSIQRRHQKIIEEAPAPGLGGALRDSLLTAAVSLAESLDYENAGTVEFVVGEDDFAFIEMNTRLQVEHPVTEEITGLDLVEWQLRVARGEPLPATQDEVHHRGHAIEARLYAEDPATGWAPGTGRMVRYRRGPGLARYEESLRSGMVISPYYDPMIAKVITHCATRSDAAAVLASELEAMHLHGPVTNRDFLVATLRHPAFLEGFTTTDFIGDHPGLLDAGPEDATRTIHRAAALWARTLGNRDSDRHWGLAPAHWRNVPAERPFVVLDGHRVEYVVHENRVVVAIDGARDHEATIHDDGATVVEIDGVATPCEVHLEGGNLWVNSPRGQSLFVEQPRFEAHDPTIVAGGPMAPIPGTVTAVLVSAGDEVDEHSDLVIIEAMKMEHRIRARGPAVVVEVLVAPGDQVDAGAVLVHLEERE from the coding sequence ATGCGCACTCTCCTCATCGCCAATCGGGGCGAGATCGTCGCCCGCATCGCTCGCACGGCACGGCGGCTGGGAATCATCCCGGTCGGCGTCTACTCCGACCCGGATCGGGACTCGCCGGCGCTGACCCACCTCGATGCCGCCGTCCATCTGGCCGGCGCCACCGCAGCGGACACTTATCTCGATGGTCCCGCTCTCATCGACGCGGCGCGCCGCCTCGGCGCAGACGCCATCCACTCCGGATTCGGATTCCTCGCCGAGAATGCCGGTTTCGCCTCCTCCGTGCTCGATGCCGGGCTCATCTGGGTGGGCCCATCCCCGCAATCGATCGCCGCCATGGGCGACAAGCTCGAGGCCATCAGGCGCGCCGCGGCCGTGGGCGTCCCGGTGCTGCCTTCGATTCGCCTCGATGACGCCCTCGATCTCACTCGGGTGAGCACGGAGATCGGTTTCCCGGCCCTTGTGAAGGCGGCGGCGGGCGGCGGGGGCAAGGGCATGCGACGCGTCGAGCGTGTCGAGGAGCTCGAAGCAGCGATCGCCGCCGCCGGTGGTGAGGCACTGAGGAACTTCGGCGACGGCACCCTCTACCTGGAACGGCTTGTCAGCCCCGCACGACACGTGGAGGTTCAGGTCTTCGGCGACCGTCACGGTGACGTCATCCACCTCTTCGAGCGGGAGTGCTCCATTCAGCGACGCCACCAGAAGATCATCGAGGAGGCACCGGCCCCCGGCTTGGGTGGCGCACTGCGCGATTCCCTCCTCACCGCCGCCGTGTCCTTGGCCGAATCCCTCGACTACGAGAATGCGGGAACCGTGGAGTTCGTCGTCGGCGAAGACGACTTCGCGTTCATCGAGATGAACACGAGGCTTCAGGTGGAGCATCCCGTCACCGAGGAGATCACCGGCCTCGACCTGGTGGAATGGCAGCTGCGCGTAGCCCGCGGCGAACCGCTCCCCGCCACTCAGGACGAGGTGCATCACCGTGGACACGCCATCGAGGCCCGCCTCTACGCAGAGGATCCCGCCACCGGGTGGGCGCCCGGCACGGGTCGCATGGTCCGGTACCGGCGCGGGCCCGGCCTCGCCCGGTACGAGGAGTCGCTGCGCTCCGGCATGGTGATCTCTCCGTACTACGACCCGATGATCGCCAAGGTGATCACACACTGCGCCACACGATCCGACGCCGCTGCGGTTCTCGCCTCGGAGCTGGAGGCCATGCACCTCCACGGTCCCGTCACCAACCGTGACTTTCTCGTCGCCACGCTGCGCCATCCCGCCTTCCTCGAAGGGTTCACGACCACCGACTTCATCGGGGACCACCCCGGTCTGCTCGATGCCGGGCCCGAAGACGCCACCCGCACGATCCATCGTGCCGCCGCCCTCTGGGCCCGCACCCTGGGCAACCGTGACAGTGACCGGCACTGGGGTCTCGCCCCGGCCCACTGGCGCAACGTCCCGGCAGAGCGACCTTTCGTCGTCCTCGACGGACACCGGGTCGAGTACGTCGTGCATGAGAACCGCGTCGTCGTGGCGATCGACGGTGCTCGAGATCACGAGGCCACGATCCACGACGACGGCGCCACCGTCGTCGAGATCGACGGCGTGGCCACGCCATGTGAGGTTCATCTCGAAGGGGGGAACCTCTGGGTGAACTCGCCCCGGGGTCAGTCGCTCTTCGTCGAACAACCTCGCTTCGAGGCGCACGACCCGACGATCGTCGCCGGGGGACCGATGGCCCCGATCCCGGGAACGGTCACGGCGGTCCTCGTGTCGGCGGGGGATGAGGTCGACGAACACAGCGATCTGGTGATCATCGAGGCCATGAAGATGGAGCATCGCATCCGTGCTCGCGGTCCTGCAGTGGTGGTCGAGGTACTGGTCGCTCCCGGCGATCAGGTCGACGCGGGGGCGGTCCTGGTCCATCTCGAGGAGAGGGAGTGA
- the mmgC_1 gene encoding acyl-CoA dehydrogenase, with translation MPFTEDHHHFRRVVREFVEKEINPNVEGWEAEGMMPLHDVFTTMGDLGFLGLEYDPEYGGQGADHLFTVVLSEEFGRADHGSIGMALGVQVAMATPSLHRYGSPELKQRYLAPALRGEMVAAIAVTEPDAGSDVAAIRTRAERFGDEWVINGSKMFITNSLQADWLCLLARTSDESGYQGMSQIIVPTVIEGVEVSRKLDKLGMRASDTALITFNDARVPVDHTLGAEGMGFQQQMAQFVEERMWAAYSSVGSMERALARTSEYIRQRHVFGKPLSRNHYVTYKLAELAVEVDLLKYYNYACAEAFARGDDTTRFATIAKHKSGRLIREVADWCLQFHGGTGYMEETWTTRFLRDSRLGGIGGGADEVMLDILSRIDGFAG, from the coding sequence ATGCCATTCACCGAAGATCACCACCACTTCCGCCGGGTCGTCCGGGAGTTCGTCGAGAAGGAGATCAATCCCAATGTCGAAGGCTGGGAGGCGGAGGGGATGATGCCCCTCCACGACGTCTTCACAACGATGGGCGACCTCGGATTCCTCGGCCTCGAATACGACCCGGAGTACGGCGGTCAAGGCGCAGATCATCTCTTCACCGTCGTTCTGTCCGAAGAGTTCGGTCGAGCGGACCACGGCAGTATCGGGATGGCGCTCGGGGTGCAGGTCGCGATGGCGACACCCTCCCTGCACCGTTACGGATCTCCCGAACTGAAGCAGCGGTACCTGGCCCCGGCTCTCCGCGGCGAGATGGTGGCGGCAATCGCGGTCACCGAGCCGGATGCAGGTTCCGATGTGGCCGCCATCCGCACCAGGGCGGAGCGTTTCGGTGACGAGTGGGTGATCAACGGGTCCAAGATGTTCATCACCAATTCGCTTCAGGCGGACTGGCTCTGCCTTCTCGCCCGCACGTCCGATGAATCCGGGTACCAGGGGATGAGTCAGATCATCGTTCCCACCGTCATCGAGGGTGTCGAGGTTTCGCGCAAGCTGGACAAGCTCGGGATGCGTGCCTCCGATACGGCTCTGATCACCTTCAACGACGCCAGGGTCCCCGTCGACCACACGCTTGGCGCCGAGGGGATGGGATTCCAGCAGCAGATGGCGCAGTTCGTCGAGGAGCGAATGTGGGCCGCCTATTCGTCGGTCGGCTCCATGGAGCGCGCTCTTGCCCGCACCTCCGAGTACATCAGGCAGCGACACGTGTTCGGAAAGCCGCTGAGTCGCAACCACTACGTGACGTACAAGCTTGCGGAGTTGGCCGTCGAAGTGGACCTGCTCAAGTACTACAACTACGCCTGTGCCGAGGCCTTCGCCCGAGGCGACGACACGACGCGGTTTGCCACCATTGCCAAGCACAAGTCGGGCAGGCTGATCAGGGAGGTCGCCGACTGGTGCCTTCAGTTCCATGGAGGGACCGGGTACATGGAAGAGACCTGGACCACTCGTTTCCTGCGCGACTCCCGTCTCGGCGGTATCGGCGGGGGAGCGGACGAGGTGATGCTCGACATCCTCTCCCGTATCGATGGCTTTGCCGGGTGA